The Saccharopolyspora gloriosae genome window below encodes:
- a CDS encoding peroxiredoxin — protein sequence MTLEVGADAPDFTLPDFNKEQVSLSSFKGSKNVLLVFYPFAFSGVCQGELCQVRDDLADFQNDQVQVLGVSVDTPFALKAWAEQQGYTFPLLSDFWPHGEVAKAYGVFHEQAGMALRGTFLIDTAGKVRFAEVNQPGEARDQNVWKKALAELAA from the coding sequence ATGACGCTCGAGGTCGGCGCCGACGCTCCGGACTTCACGCTGCCGGACTTCAACAAGGAGCAGGTCTCCTTGTCCAGCTTCAAGGGCAGCAAGAACGTGCTGCTCGTCTTCTACCCGTTCGCGTTCAGCGGGGTCTGCCAGGGCGAGCTGTGCCAGGTCCGCGACGACCTGGCCGATTTCCAGAACGACCAGGTCCAGGTGCTGGGCGTGTCGGTGGACACCCCGTTCGCGCTGAAGGCCTGGGCGGAGCAGCAGGGCTACACCTTCCCGCTGCTGTCGGACTTCTGGCCGCACGGCGAGGTCGCCAAGGCCTACGGCGTGTTCCACGAGCAGGCCGGCATGGCGTTGCGCGGCACGTTCCTCATCGACACCGCGGGCAAGGTGCGGTTCGCCGAGGTCAACCAGCCCGGCGAGGCACGCGACCAGAACGTGTGGAAGAAGGCGCTGGCCGAACTGGCCGCGTGA